Proteins from one Vicugna pacos chromosome 25, VicPac4, whole genome shotgun sequence genomic window:
- the COMMD5 gene encoding COMM domain-containing protein 5, with protein MSAVGPAAPYPHHPGDSHSGRVSFLGAQLPPEVAAMPRLLGDLDRGTFRKLLKLVVSSLQGEDCREAMWRLGAGAELSEELLGALIAGTHTLVQQALRLPPASLKPEAFKKQLQELCIPQDLAVDLASVVFGSQRPLLDSVARRQGAWLPHVADFRWRVDVAISTSALARSLQPSVLMQLELSDGSAHRFEVPTAKFQELRFGVALVLKEMADLEKRCERRLQD; from the coding sequence ATGTCTGCGGTGGGTCCTGCGGCTCCATACCCGCATCACCCTGGTGACAGTCACAGTGGCCGGGTGAGTTTCCTGGGGGCTCAGCTGCCCCCAGAGGTGGCAGCAATGCCCCGACTCCTGGGGGACCTGGACAGGGGCACATTCAGAAAGTTGCTGAAGCTGGTGGTTAGCAGCCTGCAGGGAGAAGACTGCCGCGAGGCTATGTGGCGCCTGGGGGCTGGTGCAGAACTATCCGAGGAGCTGCTGGGAGCGCTGATCGCTGGCACACACACTCTGGTCCAGCAGGCCCTCCGGCTGCCCCCAGCCAGCCTGAAGCCCGAAGCCTTCAAGAAGCAGCTCCAGGAGCTCTGCATCCCGCAAGACCTGGCTGTGGACTTGGCCAGTGTGGTGTTTGGGAGCCAACGGCCTCTCCTTGACTCTGTGGCCAGGAGGCAGGGGGCCTGGTTGCCCCACGTTGCTGACTTCCGGTGGAGGGTGGACGTGGCGATCTCCACCAGCGCCCTGGCCCGCTCCCTGCAGCCCAGCGTCCTGATGCAGCTAGAGCTCTCGGATGGGTCGGCGCACCGCTTCGAGGTCCCCACAGCCAAGTTCCAGGAGTTGCGGTTTGGCGTTGCCCTTGTCCTGAAGGAGATGGCCGACCTAGAGAAGAGGTGCGAGCGCAGACTGCAGGACTGA
- the ZNF7 gene encoding zinc finger protein 7 isoform X2 — translation MNEASGGRYSSAMASLTPPQVPARKYLELEVSRPGRVDDRTPNLMEAVTFGDVAVHFSREEWQCLDPGQRALYKEVMLENHSSVAGLAGFLVFKPELISRLEQGQEPWVLDLQGAEGREAARASQTGSTIGTDGEQACEDVDVVKSGSHVARVKTPPQDFPQSPGFGGTSDLEVWSESQPGSRFQKSCLNTGTVASRKTFVQEEAQGYDGLGSSTHPNCQPDKSQGSFRRCSMCGRRFRAASGVALHQEINTQKRSNPCQECQKKSSDCSQGRHQSNLHGEKPYECEECGRAFRLCSQLSQHQRIHTGEKPFKCTECGKAFRLSSKLIQHQRIHTGEKPYRCEECGKAFGQSSSLIHHQRVHTGERPYGCRECGKAFSQQSQLVRHQRTHTGEKPYPCRECGKAFSQSSTLAQHQRMHAGERLQLPRTPDGPSLLAPQRTHATEKPFKCGECGKAFRWVSRLSQHQLTHTGEKPYKCNKCSKAFGCSSRLIRHQRTHTGEKPFKCEECGKGFVQGSHLIQHQRIHTGEKPYECSECGKAFSQSSSLIYHQRIHKGEKPYECLECGKAFSMSTQLTIHQRVHTGERPYKCSECGKAFSQNSTLFQHQIIHAGVKPYGCSECGKAFSRSSYLIEHQRIHTRAQWYHEYGNALEGPNHMSRKKVNTAKKLHKCSECEKIFRWRSHLIIHQRIHTGEKPYKCNECGKAFNRSSRLTQHQKIHMG, via the exons ATGAATGAAGCTTCGGGGGGCAGATACTCAAGTGCCATGGCCTCTTTGACCCCGCCCCAGGTCCCTGCCAGAAAATATCTGGAGTTGGAG GTCTCTCGGCCTGGACGTGTGGATGACCGCACACCGAACCTCATG GAGGCTGTGACGTTTGGCGATGTGGCTGTGCACTTCTCGCGGGAGGAGTGGCAGTGTCTGGACCCTGGCCAGAGGGCCCTCTACAAGGAAGTGATGCTGGAGAACCACAGCAGCGTGGCCGGACTAG CAGGATTCCTGGTCTTCAAGCCTGAGCTGATTTCCCGGCTGGAACAGGGACAGGAGCCCTGGGTCCTCGACctgcagggagcagaggggagagaggcagCGAGGGCCTCCCAGACAG GTTCCACGATTGGGACTGATGGAGAGCAGGCCTGTGAGGACGTGGATGTTGTCAAATCAGGATCCCATGTGGCAAGGGTAAAAACTCCTCCACAGGATTTTCCTCAGAGTCCTGGCTTTGGAGGCACCTCTGATTTGGAGGTCTGGTCAGAGAGTCAGCCAGGCTCCCGCTTCCAGAAGAGCTGCTTGAACACGGGGACTGTGGCTTCCAGGAAGACCTTTGTCCAGGAGGAGGCCCAGGGGTATGATGGGCTGGGCAGCAGCACCCACCCGAACTGTCAGCCTGATAAAAGTCAGGGGTCCTTCCGAAGGTGCAGCATGTGTGGCAGGAGGTTCAGAGCTGCTTCAGGTGTTGCTCTGCATCAGGAAATTAACACACAGAAGAGATCTAACCCATGTCAAGAGTGCCAGAAAAAATCATCTGATTGCTCACAGGGGAGACATCAAAGTAACTTGCATGGAGAGAAGCCATATGAATGTGAGGAGTGTGGGAGAGCTTTCCGGCTGTGCTCACAGCTTAGTCAGCATCAGAGaatccacactggagagaagccgTTCAAATGCACTGAGTGTGGAAAAGCCTTTCGCCTGAGCTCAAAACTTATTCAgcatcagagaattcacactggagagaagccctacAGGTGTGAGGAATGTGGAAAAGCCTTTGGTCAGAGCTCTAGCCTCATCCACCATCAGAGGGTCCACACGGGAGAGAGGCCCTATGGCTGCCGGgagtgtgggaaggccttcagcCAGCAGTCTCAGCTGGTCAGGCACCAGAGGACTCACACGGGAGAGAAGCCCTACCCATGCCGGGAGTGCGGGAAGGCCTTCAGCCAGAGCTCAACCCTAGCTCAGCACCAGCGGATGCACGCTGGGGAGAGACTGCAACTGCCAAGAACCCCGGATGGTCCCAGCCTCCTTGCGCCTCAGAGGACCCATGCTACAGAGAAACCATTTAAGTGTGGCGagtgtgggaaggctttcaggtGGGTCTCCCGCCTTAGTCAGCATCAGCTGACTCACACCGGAGAGAAACCCTACAAATGCAACAAGTGTTCGAAAGCCTTTGGTTGTAGCTCACGGCTTATTCGCCACCAGAGAACTCACACTGGAGAAAAACCATTTAAATGTGAAGAATGCGGGAAAGGCTTTGTCCAGGGCTCACACCTCATTCAGCATCAGAGaatccacactggagagaagccctatgAGTGCAGTGAGTGCGGGAAGGCCTTCAGCCAGAGCTCCAGCCTCATTTACCATCAGAGAATCCACAAAGGGGAGAAGCCCTATGAGTGCCTCGAGTGTGGAAAAGCCTTCAGTATGAGCACACAGCTCACGATCCATCAAAGGGTTCACACCGGGGAGAGGCCCTATAAGTGCAgcgaatgtgggaaagccttcagtcaAAACTCCACCCTTTTCCAGCACCAGATCATTCACGCGGGAGTGAAGCCCTACGGTTGCAGTGAGTGCGGGAAGGCCTTCAGCCGGAGCTCCTACCTCATCGAGCACCAGCGCATCCACACTCGGGCCCAGTGGTATCATGAGTACGGGAATGCCCTGGAGGGGCCTAACCACATGAGCCGTAAGAAGGTTAATACTGCCAAGAAACTGCATAAATGTagtgaatgtgagaaaatattcagGTGGCGCTCACATCTAATCatacatcagagaattcacaccggagagaaaccttataaatgtaatgaatgtggcaaAGCTTTTAATCGCAGCTCAAGGCTTACTCAGCATCAGAAAATTCACATGGGATAG
- the ZNF7 gene encoding zinc finger protein 7 isoform X4 — MEAVTFGDVAVHFSREEWQCLDPGQRALYKEVMLENHSSVAGLAGFLVFKPELISRLEQGQEPWVLDLQGAEGREAARASQTGSTIGTDGEQACEDVDVVKSGSHVARVKTPPQDFPQSPGFGGTSDLEVWSESQPGSRFQKSCLNTGTVASRKTFVQEEAQGYDGLGSSTHPNCQPDKSQGSFRRCSMCGRRFRAASGVALHQEINTQKRSNPCQECQKKSSDCSQGRHQSNLHGEKPYECEECGRAFRLCSQLSQHQRIHTGEKPFKCTECGKAFRLSSKLIQHQRIHTGEKPYRCEECGKAFGQSSSLIHHQRVHTGERPYGCRECGKAFSQQSQLVRHQRTHTGEKPYPCRECGKAFSQSSTLAQHQRMHAGERLQLPRTPDGPSLLAPQRTHATEKPFKCGECGKAFRWVSRLSQHQLTHTGEKPYKCNKCSKAFGCSSRLIRHQRTHTGEKPFKCEECGKGFVQGSHLIQHQRIHTGEKPYECSECGKAFSQSSSLIYHQRIHKGEKPYECLECGKAFSMSTQLTIHQRVHTGERPYKCSECGKAFSQNSTLFQHQIIHAGVKPYGCSECGKAFSRSSYLIEHQRIHTRAQWYHEYGNALEGPNHMSRKKVNTAKKLHKCSECEKIFRWRSHLIIHQRIHTGEKPYKCNECGKAFNRSSRLTQHQKIHMG, encoded by the exons ATG GAGGCTGTGACGTTTGGCGATGTGGCTGTGCACTTCTCGCGGGAGGAGTGGCAGTGTCTGGACCCTGGCCAGAGGGCCCTCTACAAGGAAGTGATGCTGGAGAACCACAGCAGCGTGGCCGGACTAG CAGGATTCCTGGTCTTCAAGCCTGAGCTGATTTCCCGGCTGGAACAGGGACAGGAGCCCTGGGTCCTCGACctgcagggagcagaggggagagaggcagCGAGGGCCTCCCAGACAG GTTCCACGATTGGGACTGATGGAGAGCAGGCCTGTGAGGACGTGGATGTTGTCAAATCAGGATCCCATGTGGCAAGGGTAAAAACTCCTCCACAGGATTTTCCTCAGAGTCCTGGCTTTGGAGGCACCTCTGATTTGGAGGTCTGGTCAGAGAGTCAGCCAGGCTCCCGCTTCCAGAAGAGCTGCTTGAACACGGGGACTGTGGCTTCCAGGAAGACCTTTGTCCAGGAGGAGGCCCAGGGGTATGATGGGCTGGGCAGCAGCACCCACCCGAACTGTCAGCCTGATAAAAGTCAGGGGTCCTTCCGAAGGTGCAGCATGTGTGGCAGGAGGTTCAGAGCTGCTTCAGGTGTTGCTCTGCATCAGGAAATTAACACACAGAAGAGATCTAACCCATGTCAAGAGTGCCAGAAAAAATCATCTGATTGCTCACAGGGGAGACATCAAAGTAACTTGCATGGAGAGAAGCCATATGAATGTGAGGAGTGTGGGAGAGCTTTCCGGCTGTGCTCACAGCTTAGTCAGCATCAGAGaatccacactggagagaagccgTTCAAATGCACTGAGTGTGGAAAAGCCTTTCGCCTGAGCTCAAAACTTATTCAgcatcagagaattcacactggagagaagccctacAGGTGTGAGGAATGTGGAAAAGCCTTTGGTCAGAGCTCTAGCCTCATCCACCATCAGAGGGTCCACACGGGAGAGAGGCCCTATGGCTGCCGGgagtgtgggaaggccttcagcCAGCAGTCTCAGCTGGTCAGGCACCAGAGGACTCACACGGGAGAGAAGCCCTACCCATGCCGGGAGTGCGGGAAGGCCTTCAGCCAGAGCTCAACCCTAGCTCAGCACCAGCGGATGCACGCTGGGGAGAGACTGCAACTGCCAAGAACCCCGGATGGTCCCAGCCTCCTTGCGCCTCAGAGGACCCATGCTACAGAGAAACCATTTAAGTGTGGCGagtgtgggaaggctttcaggtGGGTCTCCCGCCTTAGTCAGCATCAGCTGACTCACACCGGAGAGAAACCCTACAAATGCAACAAGTGTTCGAAAGCCTTTGGTTGTAGCTCACGGCTTATTCGCCACCAGAGAACTCACACTGGAGAAAAACCATTTAAATGTGAAGAATGCGGGAAAGGCTTTGTCCAGGGCTCACACCTCATTCAGCATCAGAGaatccacactggagagaagccctatgAGTGCAGTGAGTGCGGGAAGGCCTTCAGCCAGAGCTCCAGCCTCATTTACCATCAGAGAATCCACAAAGGGGAGAAGCCCTATGAGTGCCTCGAGTGTGGAAAAGCCTTCAGTATGAGCACACAGCTCACGATCCATCAAAGGGTTCACACCGGGGAGAGGCCCTATAAGTGCAgcgaatgtgggaaagccttcagtcaAAACTCCACCCTTTTCCAGCACCAGATCATTCACGCGGGAGTGAAGCCCTACGGTTGCAGTGAGTGCGGGAAGGCCTTCAGCCGGAGCTCCTACCTCATCGAGCACCAGCGCATCCACACTCGGGCCCAGTGGTATCATGAGTACGGGAATGCCCTGGAGGGGCCTAACCACATGAGCCGTAAGAAGGTTAATACTGCCAAGAAACTGCATAAATGTagtgaatgtgagaaaatattcagGTGGCGCTCACATCTAATCatacatcagagaattcacaccggagagaaaccttataaatgtaatgaatgtggcaaAGCTTTTAATCGCAGCTCAAGGCTTACTCAGCATCAGAAAATTCACATGGGATAG
- the ZNF7 gene encoding zinc finger protein 7 isoform X3, which yields MNEASGGRYSSAMASLTPPQVPARKYLELEQVSRPGRVDDRTPNLMEAVTFGDVAVHFSREEWQCLDPGQRALYKEVMLENHSSVAGLGFLVFKPELISRLEQGQEPWVLDLQGAEGREAARASQTGSTIGTDGEQACEDVDVVKSGSHVARVKTPPQDFPQSPGFGGTSDLEVWSESQPGSRFQKSCLNTGTVASRKTFVQEEAQGYDGLGSSTHPNCQPDKSQGSFRRCSMCGRRFRAASGVALHQEINTQKRSNPCQECQKKSSDCSQGRHQSNLHGEKPYECEECGRAFRLCSQLSQHQRIHTGEKPFKCTECGKAFRLSSKLIQHQRIHTGEKPYRCEECGKAFGQSSSLIHHQRVHTGERPYGCRECGKAFSQQSQLVRHQRTHTGEKPYPCRECGKAFSQSSTLAQHQRMHAGERLQLPRTPDGPSLLAPQRTHATEKPFKCGECGKAFRWVSRLSQHQLTHTGEKPYKCNKCSKAFGCSSRLIRHQRTHTGEKPFKCEECGKGFVQGSHLIQHQRIHTGEKPYECSECGKAFSQSSSLIYHQRIHKGEKPYECLECGKAFSMSTQLTIHQRVHTGERPYKCSECGKAFSQNSTLFQHQIIHAGVKPYGCSECGKAFSRSSYLIEHQRIHTRAQWYHEYGNALEGPNHMSRKKVNTAKKLHKCSECEKIFRWRSHLIIHQRIHTGEKPYKCNECGKAFNRSSRLTQHQKIHMG from the exons ATGAATGAAGCTTCGGGGGGCAGATACTCAAGTGCCATGGCCTCTTTGACCCCGCCCCAGGTCCCTGCCAGAAAATATCTGGAGTTGGAG CAGGTCTCTCGGCCTGGACGTGTGGATGACCGCACACCGAACCTCATG GAGGCTGTGACGTTTGGCGATGTGGCTGTGCACTTCTCGCGGGAGGAGTGGCAGTGTCTGGACCCTGGCCAGAGGGCCCTCTACAAGGAAGTGATGCTGGAGAACCACAGCAGCGTGGCCGGACTAG GATTCCTGGTCTTCAAGCCTGAGCTGATTTCCCGGCTGGAACAGGGACAGGAGCCCTGGGTCCTCGACctgcagggagcagaggggagagaggcagCGAGGGCCTCCCAGACAG GTTCCACGATTGGGACTGATGGAGAGCAGGCCTGTGAGGACGTGGATGTTGTCAAATCAGGATCCCATGTGGCAAGGGTAAAAACTCCTCCACAGGATTTTCCTCAGAGTCCTGGCTTTGGAGGCACCTCTGATTTGGAGGTCTGGTCAGAGAGTCAGCCAGGCTCCCGCTTCCAGAAGAGCTGCTTGAACACGGGGACTGTGGCTTCCAGGAAGACCTTTGTCCAGGAGGAGGCCCAGGGGTATGATGGGCTGGGCAGCAGCACCCACCCGAACTGTCAGCCTGATAAAAGTCAGGGGTCCTTCCGAAGGTGCAGCATGTGTGGCAGGAGGTTCAGAGCTGCTTCAGGTGTTGCTCTGCATCAGGAAATTAACACACAGAAGAGATCTAACCCATGTCAAGAGTGCCAGAAAAAATCATCTGATTGCTCACAGGGGAGACATCAAAGTAACTTGCATGGAGAGAAGCCATATGAATGTGAGGAGTGTGGGAGAGCTTTCCGGCTGTGCTCACAGCTTAGTCAGCATCAGAGaatccacactggagagaagccgTTCAAATGCACTGAGTGTGGAAAAGCCTTTCGCCTGAGCTCAAAACTTATTCAgcatcagagaattcacactggagagaagccctacAGGTGTGAGGAATGTGGAAAAGCCTTTGGTCAGAGCTCTAGCCTCATCCACCATCAGAGGGTCCACACGGGAGAGAGGCCCTATGGCTGCCGGgagtgtgggaaggccttcagcCAGCAGTCTCAGCTGGTCAGGCACCAGAGGACTCACACGGGAGAGAAGCCCTACCCATGCCGGGAGTGCGGGAAGGCCTTCAGCCAGAGCTCAACCCTAGCTCAGCACCAGCGGATGCACGCTGGGGAGAGACTGCAACTGCCAAGAACCCCGGATGGTCCCAGCCTCCTTGCGCCTCAGAGGACCCATGCTACAGAGAAACCATTTAAGTGTGGCGagtgtgggaaggctttcaggtGGGTCTCCCGCCTTAGTCAGCATCAGCTGACTCACACCGGAGAGAAACCCTACAAATGCAACAAGTGTTCGAAAGCCTTTGGTTGTAGCTCACGGCTTATTCGCCACCAGAGAACTCACACTGGAGAAAAACCATTTAAATGTGAAGAATGCGGGAAAGGCTTTGTCCAGGGCTCACACCTCATTCAGCATCAGAGaatccacactggagagaagccctatgAGTGCAGTGAGTGCGGGAAGGCCTTCAGCCAGAGCTCCAGCCTCATTTACCATCAGAGAATCCACAAAGGGGAGAAGCCCTATGAGTGCCTCGAGTGTGGAAAAGCCTTCAGTATGAGCACACAGCTCACGATCCATCAAAGGGTTCACACCGGGGAGAGGCCCTATAAGTGCAgcgaatgtgggaaagccttcagtcaAAACTCCACCCTTTTCCAGCACCAGATCATTCACGCGGGAGTGAAGCCCTACGGTTGCAGTGAGTGCGGGAAGGCCTTCAGCCGGAGCTCCTACCTCATCGAGCACCAGCGCATCCACACTCGGGCCCAGTGGTATCATGAGTACGGGAATGCCCTGGAGGGGCCTAACCACATGAGCCGTAAGAAGGTTAATACTGCCAAGAAACTGCATAAATGTagtgaatgtgagaaaatattcagGTGGCGCTCACATCTAATCatacatcagagaattcacaccggagagaaaccttataaatgtaatgaatgtggcaaAGCTTTTAATCGCAGCTCAAGGCTTACTCAGCATCAGAAAATTCACATGGGATAG
- the ZNF7 gene encoding zinc finger protein 7 isoform X1: protein MNEASGGRYSSAMASLTPPQVPARKYLELEQVSRPGRVDDRTPNLMEAVTFGDVAVHFSREEWQCLDPGQRALYKEVMLENHSSVAGLAGFLVFKPELISRLEQGQEPWVLDLQGAEGREAARASQTGSTIGTDGEQACEDVDVVKSGSHVARVKTPPQDFPQSPGFGGTSDLEVWSESQPGSRFQKSCLNTGTVASRKTFVQEEAQGYDGLGSSTHPNCQPDKSQGSFRRCSMCGRRFRAASGVALHQEINTQKRSNPCQECQKKSSDCSQGRHQSNLHGEKPYECEECGRAFRLCSQLSQHQRIHTGEKPFKCTECGKAFRLSSKLIQHQRIHTGEKPYRCEECGKAFGQSSSLIHHQRVHTGERPYGCRECGKAFSQQSQLVRHQRTHTGEKPYPCRECGKAFSQSSTLAQHQRMHAGERLQLPRTPDGPSLLAPQRTHATEKPFKCGECGKAFRWVSRLSQHQLTHTGEKPYKCNKCSKAFGCSSRLIRHQRTHTGEKPFKCEECGKGFVQGSHLIQHQRIHTGEKPYECSECGKAFSQSSSLIYHQRIHKGEKPYECLECGKAFSMSTQLTIHQRVHTGERPYKCSECGKAFSQNSTLFQHQIIHAGVKPYGCSECGKAFSRSSYLIEHQRIHTRAQWYHEYGNALEGPNHMSRKKVNTAKKLHKCSECEKIFRWRSHLIIHQRIHTGEKPYKCNECGKAFNRSSRLTQHQKIHMG, encoded by the exons ATGAATGAAGCTTCGGGGGGCAGATACTCAAGTGCCATGGCCTCTTTGACCCCGCCCCAGGTCCCTGCCAGAAAATATCTGGAGTTGGAG CAGGTCTCTCGGCCTGGACGTGTGGATGACCGCACACCGAACCTCATG GAGGCTGTGACGTTTGGCGATGTGGCTGTGCACTTCTCGCGGGAGGAGTGGCAGTGTCTGGACCCTGGCCAGAGGGCCCTCTACAAGGAAGTGATGCTGGAGAACCACAGCAGCGTGGCCGGACTAG CAGGATTCCTGGTCTTCAAGCCTGAGCTGATTTCCCGGCTGGAACAGGGACAGGAGCCCTGGGTCCTCGACctgcagggagcagaggggagagaggcagCGAGGGCCTCCCAGACAG GTTCCACGATTGGGACTGATGGAGAGCAGGCCTGTGAGGACGTGGATGTTGTCAAATCAGGATCCCATGTGGCAAGGGTAAAAACTCCTCCACAGGATTTTCCTCAGAGTCCTGGCTTTGGAGGCACCTCTGATTTGGAGGTCTGGTCAGAGAGTCAGCCAGGCTCCCGCTTCCAGAAGAGCTGCTTGAACACGGGGACTGTGGCTTCCAGGAAGACCTTTGTCCAGGAGGAGGCCCAGGGGTATGATGGGCTGGGCAGCAGCACCCACCCGAACTGTCAGCCTGATAAAAGTCAGGGGTCCTTCCGAAGGTGCAGCATGTGTGGCAGGAGGTTCAGAGCTGCTTCAGGTGTTGCTCTGCATCAGGAAATTAACACACAGAAGAGATCTAACCCATGTCAAGAGTGCCAGAAAAAATCATCTGATTGCTCACAGGGGAGACATCAAAGTAACTTGCATGGAGAGAAGCCATATGAATGTGAGGAGTGTGGGAGAGCTTTCCGGCTGTGCTCACAGCTTAGTCAGCATCAGAGaatccacactggagagaagccgTTCAAATGCACTGAGTGTGGAAAAGCCTTTCGCCTGAGCTCAAAACTTATTCAgcatcagagaattcacactggagagaagccctacAGGTGTGAGGAATGTGGAAAAGCCTTTGGTCAGAGCTCTAGCCTCATCCACCATCAGAGGGTCCACACGGGAGAGAGGCCCTATGGCTGCCGGgagtgtgggaaggccttcagcCAGCAGTCTCAGCTGGTCAGGCACCAGAGGACTCACACGGGAGAGAAGCCCTACCCATGCCGGGAGTGCGGGAAGGCCTTCAGCCAGAGCTCAACCCTAGCTCAGCACCAGCGGATGCACGCTGGGGAGAGACTGCAACTGCCAAGAACCCCGGATGGTCCCAGCCTCCTTGCGCCTCAGAGGACCCATGCTACAGAGAAACCATTTAAGTGTGGCGagtgtgggaaggctttcaggtGGGTCTCCCGCCTTAGTCAGCATCAGCTGACTCACACCGGAGAGAAACCCTACAAATGCAACAAGTGTTCGAAAGCCTTTGGTTGTAGCTCACGGCTTATTCGCCACCAGAGAACTCACACTGGAGAAAAACCATTTAAATGTGAAGAATGCGGGAAAGGCTTTGTCCAGGGCTCACACCTCATTCAGCATCAGAGaatccacactggagagaagccctatgAGTGCAGTGAGTGCGGGAAGGCCTTCAGCCAGAGCTCCAGCCTCATTTACCATCAGAGAATCCACAAAGGGGAGAAGCCCTATGAGTGCCTCGAGTGTGGAAAAGCCTTCAGTATGAGCACACAGCTCACGATCCATCAAAGGGTTCACACCGGGGAGAGGCCCTATAAGTGCAgcgaatgtgggaaagccttcagtcaAAACTCCACCCTTTTCCAGCACCAGATCATTCACGCGGGAGTGAAGCCCTACGGTTGCAGTGAGTGCGGGAAGGCCTTCAGCCGGAGCTCCTACCTCATCGAGCACCAGCGCATCCACACTCGGGCCCAGTGGTATCATGAGTACGGGAATGCCCTGGAGGGGCCTAACCACATGAGCCGTAAGAAGGTTAATACTGCCAAGAAACTGCATAAATGTagtgaatgtgagaaaatattcagGTGGCGCTCACATCTAATCatacatcagagaattcacaccggagagaaaccttataaatgtaatgaatgtggcaaAGCTTTTAATCGCAGCTCAAGGCTTACTCAGCATCAGAAAATTCACATGGGATAG